In Quercus robur chromosome 10, dhQueRobu3.1, whole genome shotgun sequence, a genomic segment contains:
- the LOC126701838 gene encoding alanine--glyoxylate aminotransferase 2 homolog 1, mitochondrial-like, giving the protein MNPLQHESMTQGEIHHVVNPDPYHGVFGSDANRYAKDLQDHIDFGTSGKVAGFIAETIQGAGGAVELAPGYLKLVYDIVRKAGGVCIVDEVQTGFGRTGSNYWGFETQGVIPDIFTMAKGIGNGLPLGAVVTTPEIASVLAQKIQFNTFGGNPVCSAGGLAVLRVIDQEKRQAHCADVGSHLLKRLRALQQTHESNYS; this is encoded by the exons ATGAATCCGCTTCAACACGAGTCCATGACACAG GGTGAAATTCATCATGTTGTAAATCCAGATCCATACCATGGAGTTTTTGGTTCCGATGCCAATCGTTATGCCAAAGATTTGCAAGATCACATTGATTTTGGTACTTCAGGAAAAGTTGCAGGATTTATAGCTGAAACAATTCAg GGAGCTGGAGGAGCAGTTGAATTGGCGCCTGGATACTTGAAACTGGTTTATGACATTGTACGCAAGGCTGGTGGTGTCTGCATTGTAGATGAAGTGCAAACTGGCTTTGGTCGAACAGGAAGCAATTACTGGGGCTTTGAAACACAGGGCGTCATTCCTGATATATTTACTATGGCAAAG GGTATTGGCAATGGTTTACCATTGGGAGCAGTTGTGACAACCCCAGAGATTGCGAGTGTATTGGCCcagaaaattcaatttaataCTTTTGGAGGAAACCCTGTATGTTCGGCTGGGGGGCTAGCAGTGCTGAGAGTTATTGACCAGGAGAAGCGTCAAGCTCATTGCGCTGATGTTGGTTCTCACTTGCTCAAGCGTTTGAGAGCTCTTCAGCAAACACATGAAAGTAATTACTCTTGA
- the LOC126701834 gene encoding chromatin-remodeling ATPase INO80-like: MVLDEAQAIKSSNSIRWKTLLSFNCRNRLLLTGTPIQNNMAELWALLHFIMPTLFDSHEQFNEWFSKGIENHAEHGGTLNEHQLNRLHSILKPFMLRRVKTDVISELTRKTEVTVHCKLSSRQQAFYQAIKNKISLAELFEGNRGHLNEKKILNLMNIVIQLRKVCNHPELFERNEGRTYLHFGEIPNSLLPPPYGELEDVHYAGGHNPITYKVRS, translated from the exons ATGGTGTTAGATGAAGCCCAGGCAATCAAAAGTTCGAACAG TATAAGATGGAAGACACTGCTTAGCTTCAATTGTCGGAACCGATTGCTGCTGACTGGTACACCTATCCAGAATAATATGGCAGAGCTGTGGgcccttttgcattttattatgCCAACCTTATTTGACAGCCATGAACAATTTAATGAGTGGTTTTCAAAAGG AATCGAGAACCATGCAGAGCACGGGGGTACTTTGAACGAGCACCAGCTTAACAGATTG CATTCAATTCTTAAGCCTTTTATGCTGCGAAGAGTTAAAACAGATGTAATTTCTGAGCTGACCAGGAAAACTGAGGTTACAGTGCATTGCAAGTTGAGTTCTCGCCAGCAAGCTTTTTATCAGGCTATTAAGAACAAGATATCTCTTGCCGAGTTGTTTGAGGGCAATCGTGGGCATCTTAATGAGaagaaaatactaaatttaATGAATATTGTCATTCAGCTGAGAAAG GTGTGTAATCATCCAGAGTTGTTTGAAAGGAATGAGGGAAGAACATACCTCCACTTTGGGGAGATCCCAAATTCTCTTCTGCCCCCTCCCTATGGGGAGTTGGAGGACGTGCACTATGCAGGAGGTCACAATCCTATAACATACAAGGTACGTTCTTAA
- the LOC126702761 gene encoding uncharacterized protein LOC126702761, translating into MDLPPDGAYGPPFAPSPLSIKTVWVVNTLNSPAEICLVRYRQLLDCMHPKQVVWQPYEAELAHLPAFCVAGRDVWTARVPLVCFWLVEKHTPDRVVRQFGMVQEPPPYVDTDEALHAIDLRGKVEVNWRDRHDGHIRVWNTRARSLCLGARLEGDMSPAHPYFDWYDRVTWRFVDHTSASLIIMVASHKKLLRLYTVGSLEYKHISAVLKTVERLHRITARLPLEDIDGANPEVPEDTGRPSTSSTRASHSHGQRAASHQVVSRADLPPPPRASPAPEFPPPPHASPSLEIPPHTAHAVSDLDISLPTTPASFHPEIPSHTSHTFFDPAHFSFTPPSFDLGPDFNQTPPVMHTQSPSYNIGHIDHVPPHSHSMSFMPTPRLHIDPMSTGTHISFATPSSPAVVGSQAKQPAVHVENEQVVGLQSPPQGRPKRTMKAPPCGTGGHKAGHNAGPTQREEPHEGDAVPPPPHTRHYTRQHKRKMH; encoded by the exons ATGGACCTCCCACCAGATGGTGCATATGGCCCACCATTTGCACCTTCTCCATTGTCTATTAA GACTGTGTGGGTTGTGAACACCTTGAATAGCCCCGCCGAAATCTGTCTGGTCCGGTACCGTCAGCTTTTAGATTGTATGCATCCAAAGCAG GTGGTGTGGCAACCATATGAAGCTGAATTAGCCCACCTGCCTGCGTTTTGTGTCGCCGGAAGGGATGTATGGACGGCAAGGGTACCGCTTGTATGTTTCTGGCTAGTAGAGAAACATACACCGGACCGTGTTGTTCGTCAGTTCGGGATGGTACAAGAACCCCCCCCATATGTTGATACTGACGAAGCCCTTCATGCCATAGACCTGAGGGGGAAGGTGGAGGTGAATTGGAGGGACAGACATGATGGCCATATCCGAGTATGGAATACTCGAGCACGATCTCTATGTCTTGGAGCACGACTAGAGGGTGATATGTCGCCTGCTCATCCATACTTCGATTGGTACGATAGGGTGACTTGGAGGTTCGTCGACCACACTTCGGCTTCACTTATTATTATG GTTGCCAGTCACAAGAAGTTGTTGAGACTTTATACAGTAGGCAGTCTTGAGTACAAGCATATTTCAGCTGTACTTAAGACAGTGGAACGCCTTCACCGTATAACTGCTCGACTTCCGTTGGAAGATATCGATGGGGCAAATCCAGAAGTGCCAGAAGATACTGGACGACCAAGCACGAGCTCAACTCGTGCCAGCCATAGCCATGGTCAGCGTGCTGCATCCCATCAGGTTGTCAGTAGGGCAGATCTCCCTCCACCCCCACGTGCATCTCCTGCCCCAGAGTTCCCTCCACCTCCACATGCATCTCCTTCCCTAGAGATCCCTCCACATACTGCTCATGCAGTTTCTGACCTAGATATCTCTCTACCCACTACTCCTGCATCTTTTCACCCCGAGATCCCTTCACACACCTCACATACATTTTTTGATCCTGCTCATTTTTCATTTACTCCACCATCCTTTGATCTCGGCCCTGATTTCAATCAAACCCCTCCTGTCATGCACACGCAATCCCCATCGTACAACATTGGTCATATAGACCATGTACCGCCCCATAGTCACTCCATGTCATTCATGCCCACTCCTAGACTGCATATAGATCCCATGAGTACGGGCACTCACATTTCATTTGCTACACCATCCTCCCCCGCAGTTGTTGGGAGTCAAGCAAAACAACCAGCTGTGCATGTTGAGAATGAGCAGGTTGTTGGGTTACAGTCACCCCCACAAGGTCGACCTAAACGTACAATGAAAGCACCTCCTTGTGGGACAGGTGGTCACAAAGCAGGACACAACGCTGGCCCCACG CAACGTGAGGAGCCTCACGAAGGAGATGCAGTACCCCCTCCCCCACATACCAGACACTATACGAGACAGCATAAGCGTAAAATGCATTAG
- the LOC126702763 gene encoding serine/threonine-protein phosphatase 7 long form homolog, with product MAAVPAQLPDEFGPEPTDDSVLRFIKTHRACAVWEGKDPGPLKCRGRNDEFRKRRRIVVDDRIVDIVKRVGLEGLYRTPGREIDHNLITAFVERWRPETHTFHLPHGETTITLQDVEVLFGIPIDGEAIVGTTDLTWKDECQSLLGIATNDTTLKGQRIQIKKLLEKIDEGLPDDATEVVVHQYARCYILALLADTIFADKSGDRVHTMWLQMLRNLRNPPQYSWGSACLAWLYRELCKATDRGASQIGGALLLVQYWA from the exons ATGGCTGCTGTTCCTGCTCAGCTCCCTGATGAGTTTGGTCCTGAGCCCACTGACGATTCAGTGTTAAGGTTTATAAAAACACATCGAGCGTGCGCTGTTTGGGAAGGCAAG GATCCAGGGCCACTGAAATGCCGCGGTCGTAATGACGAGTTCCGAAAACGACGCCGGATAGTGGTGGATGATCGTATCGTCGACATTGTGAAGAGAGTTGGATTAGAGGGGCTGTATAGGACCCCAGGTAGAGAGATTGATCATAACCTGATCACGGCCTTCGTTGAGCGATGGCGGCCTGAAACCCACACCTTCCACCTGCCACATGGTGAGACAACGATCACATTACAAGATGTGGAGGTTCTTTTTGGGATTCCAATCGATGGTGAGGCAATTGTTGGAACAACTGACTTGACATGGAAAGATGAATGTCAGAGTCTGCTTGGAATTGCTACTAATGACACCACGCTTAAAGGACAAAGGATCCAAATAAAGAAGCTACTAGAAAAAATTGACGAAGGGTTGCCCGATGATGCAACAGAGGTGGTTGTGCATCAATATGCACGGTGTTATATCCTAGCACTCCTGGCAGACACAATTTTCGCCGACAAGTCTGGTGATAGGGTGCATACGATGTGGTTGCAGATGCTGAGGAACCTTCGGAATCCACCTCAGTACAGTTGGGGGAGCGCTTGCCTTGCATGGCTGTACAGAGAGTTATGCAAGGCAACCGACAGAGGTGCTAGTCAGATTGGTGGGGCCTTGTTGCTAGTTCAGTATTGGGCATAG
- the LOC126701835 gene encoding GDSL esterase/lipase 4-like — MTPEKANPCVEEVTSITKLHNKALPKALKKLESELKGLKYSIADFYTFLSERIDNPSKYGFKEGKIACCGTGPYNGIYSCGGKRADGPKYELCRNISDYVFFDAPHPSEKAYQQFAELIWSGSPNVIRPHSLKELFDH, encoded by the exons ATGACACCAGAAAAAGCCAATCCATGCGTGGAGGAAGTAACATCAATTACGAAACTACACAATAAAGCACTTCCTAAAGCCCTTAAGAAGCTAGAGAGTGAACTGAAAGGACTCAAATATTCAATAGCCGATTTCTACACTTTTCTTAGTGAAAGAATAGATAATCCTTCAAAATATG GTTTTAAAGAAGGGAAGATTGCATGCTGTGGAACTGGTCCATATAATGGAATTTATAGTTGCGGAGGAAAGAGAGCAGATGGCCCAAAGTACGAATTATGTAGGAACATTAGTGACTATGTGTTCTTTGATGCTCCTCATCCTTCCGAAAAAGCCTACCAGCAATTCGCAGAGCTGATTTGGAGTGGAAGTCCCAATGTCATACGACCTCATAGTCTCAAAGAGTTGTTTGATCACTGA